In Methanofollis sp. UBA420, one DNA window encodes the following:
- a CDS encoding type II glyceraldehyde-3-phosphate dehydrogenase, translating into MIKVAINGFGTIGKRVADAVAAQPDMEVVGVSKTRPSAEAYIANQRGYPLYIAEINKRKAFEDADIEVAGDVTEMIKHADIVVDATPGGVGVKNKKLYELYGVKAIWQGGEDHEIAGFSFCSSCNYAEAKNRQFVRVVSCNTTGLCRIIQAMDEKFGVERVRATMVRRGSDPGEVKKGPVDAIVLNPVEIPSHHGPDVQTVLPQIDITTMAMIVPTTFMHMHAVQMDLGSDATREEVIEIIEKHPRLGLVRKGTGITSTAELKEFAQDMGRRRADLYENCIFAESIGFVGRELFLFQAIHQEADVVVENVDAIRAMMNGADDAATSIAMTNRALGFTAI; encoded by the coding sequence ATGATCAAGGTCGCAATCAACGGATTCGGCACTATCGGCAAGAGAGTCGCCGATGCGGTCGCCGCTCAGCCCGATATGGAGGTCGTGGGAGTCTCCAAGACCAGGCCCAGCGCCGAGGCATACATCGCGAACCAGCGCGGCTACCCTCTGTACATCGCGGAGATCAACAAGCGCAAGGCCTTCGAGGACGCCGACATCGAGGTCGCAGGCGACGTCACCGAGATGATCAAGCACGCGGACATCGTCGTGGACGCCACGCCGGGCGGCGTCGGCGTGAAGAACAAGAAACTCTACGAACTCTACGGCGTCAAGGCGATCTGGCAGGGTGGCGAGGACCACGAGATCGCGGGCTTCTCCTTCTGCTCCAGCTGCAACTATGCCGAGGCGAAGAACCGCCAGTTCGTGCGTGTCGTCTCCTGCAACACCACCGGTCTCTGCCGGATCATCCAGGCCATGGACGAAAAGTTCGGGGTAGAGAGAGTGCGGGCGACGATGGTCCGCCGCGGTTCAGACCCCGGCGAAGTGAAGAAAGGGCCGGTCGACGCGATCGTCCTCAACCCCGTCGAGATCCCGAGCCACCACGGCCCCGACGTCCAGACCGTCCTCCCGCAGATCGACATCACCACGATGGCAATGATCGTGCCGACCACCTTCATGCACATGCACGCCGTCCAGATGGACCTCGGGAGCGATGCGACCCGCGAGGAAGTCATCGAGATCATCGAGAAACACCCGCGGCTGGGCCTTGTGCGCAAGGGCACCGGGATCACGAGCACCGCGGAGCTGAAGGAGTTCGCGCAGGACATGGGCAGGAGGCGCGCCGACCTCTACGAGAACTGCATCTTCGCAGAGTCCATTGGATTCGTCGGCCGTGAACTCTTCCTCTTCCAGGCGATCCACCAGGAGGCCGACGTCGTCGTCGAGAACGTCGACGCCATCCGCGCCATGATGAACGGGGCCGACGATGCCGCCACCTCCATCGCGATGACCAACCGGGCACTTGGCTTCACTGCCATTTGA
- a CDS encoding tyrosine--tRNA ligase — translation MDPYSLATRNTVEIVTDEELRALLQKPVRRVYAGYEPSGEIHLGHLVTINKLMDLQKAGFEVTVLLADLHAFLNHKGTLDEVRETAEYNRRCFEALGLKDAKFVMGTDLQLNSEYELLVLQLSQEVTVNRAHRSMDEVGRGMDHPAVSQMVYPIMQMADIALLGVDAAVGGIDQRKIHMLAREYLPGMGYASPVCIHTPIINGLDGKKMSSSAGNLISVADSEDEIRAKMKKAFCPPGIEENPVLQVLQHHIFPRFETVVMHRPAKFGGDLEFSSYAGVEAAYGAGQVHPLDLKMMTADYLVEVLAGVHDAVV, via the coding sequence ATGGATCCATACTCTCTTGCCACGCGTAACACCGTGGAGATCGTCACCGACGAGGAGCTGCGGGCCCTCCTCCAGAAGCCCGTTCGGCGTGTCTACGCCGGCTACGAGCCCTCGGGCGAGATCCACCTCGGCCACCTGGTGACCATCAACAAGCTGATGGACCTTCAGAAGGCCGGGTTCGAGGTGACCGTCCTCCTCGCCGACCTCCATGCCTTCCTCAACCACAAGGGCACGCTCGACGAGGTCAGGGAGACCGCCGAGTACAACCGCCGGTGCTTCGAGGCCCTCGGCCTGAAAGACGCAAAGTTCGTCATGGGCACCGACCTTCAGCTCAACTCCGAATACGAACTCCTTGTCCTCCAGCTCTCGCAGGAGGTCACGGTCAACCGGGCGCACCGTTCGATGGACGAGGTCGGCCGCGGCATGGACCACCCGGCCGTCTCCCAGATGGTCTACCCGATCATGCAGATGGCCGACATCGCGCTCCTCGGCGTCGACGCCGCGGTCGGCGGGATCGACCAGAGGAAGATTCACATGCTTGCCCGGGAGTACCTGCCGGGCATGGGCTACGCCTCGCCGGTCTGCATCCATACCCCGATCATCAACGGCCTGGACGGCAAGAAGATGTCCTCGTCTGCCGGAAACCTCATCTCGGTCGCGGACAGCGAGGACGAGATCAGGGCAAAGATGAAGAAGGCCTTCTGCCCGCCGGGTATCGAGGAGAACCCGGTGCTTCAGGTGCTCCAGCACCACATCTTCCCCCGCTTCGAGACGGTCGTGATGCACAGACCGGCGAAGTTCGGCGGCGACCTTGAGTTCTCCTCGTACGCCGGGGTGGAGGCCGCCTATGGCGCGGGCCAGGTTCACCCCCTCGACCTGAAGATGATGACCGCCGACTACCTCGTCGAGGTGCTCGCCGGCGTGCACGACGCTGTGGTGTAA
- a CDS encoding serine protein kinase RIO: MGGDREGKEFDRKLEEMGIRIKDADSRKVRGEVFDEDTLLALYRLVHKKKISAIGGSISTGKEANVFLGEREGKTVAIKIYRMRTANFKAMAEYIVGDPRFAGMRKTRKDIVFTWTKKEFANLKRAREAGVPVPEPYAFDRNILIMEFIGEGDTAAPQIRNVELEDPEGVYRAVIGEIKTLFQEARLVHGDLSEFNILWREKPYIIDMGQAVTREHPNAGTFLIRDIRNINRFFSSFCSVEDEDALVREVTGGTFRPLADKER; this comes from the coding sequence ATGGGTGGGGACAGGGAAGGAAAGGAGTTCGACCGGAAGCTCGAAGAGATGGGCATCCGGATCAAGGACGCGGACTCCAGGAAGGTGAGGGGCGAGGTCTTCGACGAGGACACCCTCCTTGCCCTGTACCGCCTTGTCCACAAGAAGAAGATCTCGGCGATCGGCGGATCCATCTCCACCGGTAAGGAGGCGAACGTCTTCCTTGGCGAGAGGGAGGGGAAAACGGTCGCCATCAAGATCTACCGGATGAGGACGGCGAACTTCAAGGCGATGGCCGAATACATCGTCGGCGACCCCCGCTTTGCCGGAATGCGGAAGACGCGCAAGGACATTGTCTTCACCTGGACAAAGAAGGAGTTCGCAAACCTCAAAAGAGCCCGTGAGGCCGGCGTCCCGGTGCCGGAGCCGTACGCCTTCGACAGGAACATCCTGATCATGGAGTTCATCGGGGAAGGCGATACGGCGGCCCCCCAGATCAGGAACGTGGAACTTGAAGACCCGGAAGGGGTGTACAGGGCGGTCATCGGGGAGATAAAGACGCTCTTCCAGGAGGCCAGGCTCGTCCACGGCGACCTGAGTGAATTCAATATACTCTGGCGGGAAAAACCCTATATTATCGATATGGGCCAGGCGGTCACCCGCGAGCACCCGAATGCCGGAACCTTTCTGATCCGGGATATCAGGAATATCAACCGGTTTTTCTCCTCTTTCTGCTCTGTGGAGGACGAGGACGCGCTGGTGCGCGAGGTGACGGGCGGAACATTCCGGCCCCTGGCAGATAAGGAGCGGTGA
- a CDS encoding KH domain-containing protein: MTVQEIRIGANRIGALIGKDGAVKKALEEKTGAAIQIDSDEGEVRIEGEDAAGVLRATDVVTAIARGFSPERAFRLLDDEDLTIDVIDLSVVEPSPRQQERLRGRIIGKAGKAREQIEDMAYVVISVQGKTVTLIGTPEHLKNARTALEMLINGVPHETVYSFLEKKRREEKENILDYYY; this comes from the coding sequence ATGACAGTACAGGAAATCAGGATTGGTGCAAACAGGATCGGCGCCCTCATTGGAAAGGACGGCGCCGTCAAGAAGGCGCTGGAGGAGAAGACAGGGGCCGCGATCCAGATCGACAGCGACGAGGGCGAGGTGCGGATCGAGGGGGAGGACGCGGCAGGCGTGCTCAGGGCGACCGATGTCGTCACCGCGATCGCGCGGGGCTTCTCGCCTGAGCGAGCGTTCAGGCTCCTCGATGACGAGGACCTCACTATCGACGTCATCGACCTCTCTGTGGTGGAACCCTCCCCGCGCCAGCAGGAGCGGCTCCGCGGCAGGATCATCGGCAAAGCCGGGAAGGCGCGGGAGCAGATCGAGGACATGGCCTATGTCGTGATCTCGGTGCAGGGCAAGACCGTCACCCTGATCGGGACGCCCGAACACCTCAAGAATGCCCGTACAGCCCTCGAGATGCTCATCAACGGCGTGCCCCACGAGACCGTCTACTCCTTCCTGGAGAAGAAGCGGCGCGAGGAGAAGGAAAATATCCTGGACTACTACTACTGA